A single region of the Jatrophihabitans sp. GAS493 genome encodes:
- the dusB gene encoding tRNA dihydrouridine synthase DusB → MLMTLQTLPKPLTLSSKVVVDPPVVLAPMAGITNIAFRRLAREATATQLGERSGALFVSEMITSRALVEGNEKTMRLIRFGAEEQPRSIQLYGVDPVIVGQAARRIVENDWADHIDLNFGCPVPKVTRKGGGAALPWHTDLFSDIVEATVKAADGAVPVTVKMRVGIDDEHITFREAGLRAQDAGAAHVALHGRTAAQFYGGQADWDRIAELVQLLDIPVLGNGDIWEADDALRMVRETGCAGVVVGRGCLGRPWLFADLAAAFAGSPQRSRPGLEQVAATMFRHAELLADFIGEDRGLADFRKHVAWYLKGFSVGGELRTALASVHTLVELRSLLDLLDLQQPFPTAVLGQPRGRTTGGRAVSLPQGWLSSRSDRSVPRDAELADSGG, encoded by the coding sequence CTGCTGATGACACTCCAGACGCTGCCGAAGCCGCTGACGCTGTCGTCGAAGGTGGTCGTCGACCCGCCGGTGGTGCTCGCGCCGATGGCCGGGATCACCAACATCGCATTCCGCCGGCTGGCCCGCGAGGCGACCGCCACCCAGCTCGGCGAGCGCAGCGGTGCCCTCTTCGTCAGCGAGATGATCACCTCTCGGGCGCTGGTCGAGGGGAACGAGAAGACCATGCGTCTCATCCGCTTCGGCGCCGAGGAGCAGCCCCGCAGTATCCAGCTCTACGGGGTCGACCCGGTGATCGTCGGGCAGGCCGCGCGGCGCATCGTGGAGAACGACTGGGCCGACCACATCGACCTCAACTTCGGCTGCCCGGTCCCCAAGGTCACCCGCAAGGGCGGGGGAGCGGCCCTGCCCTGGCACACCGACCTCTTCAGCGACATCGTCGAAGCAACGGTGAAGGCGGCCGACGGAGCGGTCCCGGTGACGGTGAAGATGCGGGTCGGGATCGACGACGAGCACATCACCTTCCGCGAGGCCGGCCTCCGGGCCCAGGACGCCGGCGCCGCGCATGTGGCGCTGCACGGGCGCACCGCGGCGCAGTTCTACGGCGGCCAGGCCGACTGGGATCGAATCGCCGAACTGGTGCAGCTGCTGGACATTCCGGTGCTGGGCAACGGCGACATCTGGGAGGCCGACGACGCGCTGCGAATGGTGCGTGAGACCGGCTGCGCCGGGGTCGTGGTCGGGCGCGGTTGTCTGGGACGTCCGTGGCTCTTCGCCGATCTGGCGGCGGCCTTCGCGGGCAGCCCGCAGCGCAGCCGACCGGGCTTGGAGCAGGTCGCGGCTACGATGTTTCGCCACGCCGAGCTGCTGGCCGATTTCATCGGCGAGGATCGCGGGCTGGCTGATTTCCGCAAGCATGTGGCCTGGTATCTCAAGGGATTCTCGGTCGGTGGCGAGTTGCGAACCGCCCTGGCCAGCGTGCACACCCTGGTCGAGCTGCGCTCGCTGCTGGATCTGCTCGACCTACAGCAGCCCTTCCCGACCGCGGTGCTCGGGCAGCCCCGGGGGCGCACCACCGGCGGCCGGGCCGTCTCGCTGCCGCAGGGGTGGCTCAGCTCGCGCTCGGATCGCAGCGTCCCGCGCGATGCGGAACTGGCCGACTCAGGCGGCTGA
- a CDS encoding glycine--tRNA ligase: MPADRNDNVVNLAKKRGFVFPSSEIYGGTRSAWDYGPLGVELKENVRRQWWKAMVTSREDVVGLDSAVILSTDVWKASGHLETFTDPLTECTHCHKRYRADHLEEEYEARKGRLPENGLADIPCPNCGNRNTWTEPRPFSGMLKTFLGPIEDESGVHYLRPETAQGIFLNFKNISRTARKKPPFGIAQTGKSFRNEITPGNFIFRTREFEQMEMEFFVEPGTDEKWHEYWLEERWNWYLGLGINPDNLRYFEHPKEKLSHYSTRTVDIEYRFQFGGSEFAELEGIANRTDFDLKTHSEHSGTDLSYLDTETNERWTPYVIEPAAGLTRAVLAFLLDAYTEDEAPNAKGVMEKRTVLKLDRRLAPVKVAVLPLSRNADLSPKARELAATLRQHWNIEFDDAQAIGKRYRRQDEIGTPFCVTVDFETLEDNAVTIRERDSMAQERIAIDQVESYLAARLIGC; this comes from the coding sequence GTGCCCGCCGATCGCAACGACAACGTAGTCAACCTCGCCAAGAAGCGGGGTTTTGTCTTCCCGTCCAGCGAGATCTACGGCGGAACTCGCTCAGCCTGGGACTACGGCCCGCTCGGTGTGGAGCTGAAGGAGAACGTCCGCCGGCAGTGGTGGAAGGCGATGGTCACCTCGCGCGAAGACGTCGTCGGCCTGGACTCCGCGGTCATCCTCTCCACCGACGTCTGGAAGGCCTCCGGCCACCTGGAGACCTTCACCGATCCGCTCACCGAGTGCACCCACTGTCACAAGCGATACCGGGCCGACCATCTCGAGGAGGAGTACGAGGCGCGCAAGGGCCGGCTGCCGGAGAACGGACTGGCCGACATCCCGTGCCCGAACTGCGGCAACCGCAACACCTGGACCGAGCCGCGTCCCTTCTCCGGGATGCTCAAGACCTTCCTCGGCCCGATCGAGGACGAGTCCGGTGTGCACTACCTGCGCCCGGAGACCGCCCAGGGCATCTTCCTGAACTTCAAGAACATCTCGCGCACGGCTCGCAAGAAGCCGCCGTTCGGCATCGCCCAGACCGGCAAGAGCTTCCGCAACGAGATCACCCCGGGCAACTTCATCTTCCGCACCCGCGAGTTCGAGCAGATGGAGATGGAGTTCTTCGTCGAGCCCGGCACCGATGAGAAGTGGCACGAGTACTGGCTCGAGGAGCGCTGGAACTGGTACCTCGGCCTGGGCATCAACCCCGACAACCTGCGCTACTTCGAGCACCCGAAGGAGAAGCTCAGCCACTACTCGACGCGCACCGTCGACATCGAGTACCGCTTCCAGTTCGGCGGCTCGGAGTTCGCCGAGCTAGAGGGCATAGCCAACCGCACCGACTTCGACCTCAAGACGCACTCCGAGCACTCTGGCACCGACCTGAGCTACCTCGACACCGAGACCAACGAGCGCTGGACGCCGTATGTCATCGAGCCGGCGGCCGGCCTGACCCGCGCTGTGCTCGCCTTCCTGCTCGACGCCTACACCGAGGACGAGGCGCCGAACGCCAAGGGCGTCATGGAGAAGCGGACCGTGCTCAAGCTCGACCGGCGACTGGCCCCGGTGAAGGTGGCCGTGCTGCCGCTGTCGCGCAACGCCGACCTCTCGCCGAAGGCCCGCGAACTCGCCGCCACGCTGCGCCAGCACTGGAACATCGAGTTCGACGACGCCCAGGCGATCGGCAAGCGGTACCGGCGCCAGGACGAGATCGGCACGCCGTTCTGCGTCACCGTCGACTTCGAGACGCTGGAGGACAACGCGGTGACGATCCGCGAGCGTGACTCGATGGCCCAGGAGCGGATCGCCATCGATCAGGTCGAGTCCTACCTGGCGGCGCGCCTGATCGGCTGCTGA
- a CDS encoding antibiotic biosynthesis monooxygenase yields MISVTHFDAGDDLSFAERAQAALAALAARPGYLGGSLGRSTDDDGQWIIVTEWADVGSYRRALGGFEVKMLATPLLAQAIDQPSSFEQLVLIDADQQVTLRRSDRA; encoded by the coding sequence GTGATCTCGGTGACCCACTTCGACGCCGGTGACGACCTGAGCTTCGCCGAGCGGGCTCAGGCCGCACTCGCCGCCCTGGCCGCCCGCCCCGGCTACCTGGGCGGCAGCCTCGGACGCTCCACCGACGACGACGGGCAGTGGATCATCGTCACCGAATGGGCCGACGTCGGCTCCTACCGGCGCGCGCTCGGCGGCTTCGAAGTGAAGATGCTGGCCACACCGCTGCTTGCCCAGGCGATCGATCAGCCCAGCTCGTTCGAGCAACTGGTGCTCATCGACGCCGACCAGCAGGTGACGCTGCGGCGCAGCGACCGGGCCTGA
- a CDS encoding isoprenyl transferase encodes MAANSSSTDRRSSRTSRWPDPPPHPSGATPPDIPQQFVPKHVAVVMDGNGRWAQQRGLPRTEGHKAGEAALLDVLHGAMQVGISTVSAYAFSTENWRRSPEEVRFLMGFNKDVIRRRRDELNALGVHIRWAGRRPRLWRSVIDQLEDAEQVTRGNDRLTLQFCVNYGGRAEIVDAVREISRQAAAGKLNPAKIDERTISEHLYEPDLGDVDLFIRTSGEQRTSNFLLWQSAYAELAFVDTPWPAFDRRHLWQACLDYASRDRRFGAAGPVEAINTDAADGINP; translated from the coding sequence GTGGCCGCGAACTCCTCCAGCACCGACCGACGATCGTCACGGACCAGCCGCTGGCCCGATCCGCCGCCACACCCCTCCGGCGCCACCCCGCCCGACATCCCCCAGCAGTTCGTCCCCAAGCACGTGGCCGTCGTGATGGACGGCAACGGTCGCTGGGCTCAGCAGCGCGGACTCCCCCGGACCGAGGGGCACAAGGCCGGCGAGGCGGCCCTGCTCGACGTACTGCACGGCGCGATGCAGGTCGGTATCTCCACCGTCTCGGCCTACGCCTTCTCCACCGAGAACTGGCGCCGCTCGCCGGAGGAGGTGCGCTTCCTGATGGGGTTCAACAAGGACGTAATCCGCCGCCGCCGGGATGAGTTGAATGCGCTCGGCGTGCACATCCGCTGGGCCGGCCGCCGCCCGCGGCTCTGGCGCTCGGTGATCGACCAGCTTGAGGACGCCGAGCAGGTGACCCGCGGCAACGACCGCCTCACCCTGCAGTTCTGCGTGAACTACGGTGGCCGGGCCGAGATCGTCGACGCCGTCCGGGAGATCAGCCGGCAGGCCGCCGCAGGCAAGCTCAACCCGGCCAAGATCGACGAGCGGACGATCAGCGAGCATCTGTACGAGCCCGACCTCGGCGACGTGGACCTCTTCATCCGCACCAGCGGCGAGCAGCGCACCTCCAACTTCCTGCTCTGGCAGTCGGCCTACGCCGAGCTGGCCTTCGTCGACACCCCGTGGCCGGCCTTCGACCGTCGCCACCTCTGGCAGGCCTGCCTGGACTACGCTTCCCGCGACCGCCGCTTCGGCGCCGCCGGGCCGGTCGAGGCGATCAACACCGACGCGGCCGACGGGATCAACCCGTGA
- the recO gene encoding DNA repair protein RecO: protein MPLYRDEAVVLRVHKLGEADRIVTLLTRRHGRVRAVGKGVRRTSSRFGARLEPGSHVDVQFHTRHNPEQAVSGHSSRGLDLVTQTESIAAFGAQLANDYPRWTAASAICETTERLTEEGEPALRLYLLVVGALRALVEREHDPSLILDAFFIRAMANAGWEPALRECAVCSAPGPHSWFNVQAGGAVCNDCRPTGSARPQPATIELMVALLSGNWAIADLSESSPRREASGLIAAHLQWHLERGLRSLPLVDR, encoded by the coding sequence GTGCCGCTCTACCGAGATGAGGCGGTCGTGCTGCGCGTCCACAAGCTGGGCGAAGCCGACCGCATCGTCACGCTGCTCACTCGCCGTCACGGTCGGGTCCGGGCGGTCGGCAAGGGTGTGCGCCGCACCAGTTCGCGCTTCGGGGCGCGTCTGGAGCCCGGAAGCCACGTCGACGTGCAGTTCCATACCCGGCACAACCCCGAGCAGGCCGTCTCCGGTCACTCCTCGCGTGGCCTCGACTTGGTGACCCAGACCGAGTCCATCGCAGCATTCGGGGCACAGCTGGCCAACGACTACCCACGGTGGACGGCGGCGTCGGCGATCTGTGAGACCACCGAACGGCTCACCGAGGAGGGTGAACCGGCGCTACGCCTCTACCTGCTGGTCGTCGGCGCGCTGCGGGCGCTGGTGGAGCGCGAGCACGATCCCAGCCTGATCCTGGACGCCTTCTTCATCCGGGCGATGGCGAACGCGGGATGGGAGCCGGCGCTGCGTGAGTGCGCCGTCTGCTCCGCGCCGGGGCCGCACAGCTGGTTCAACGTGCAGGCAGGCGGGGCGGTCTGCAACGACTGCCGCCCGACCGGTTCGGCCCGCCCTCAGCCGGCCACCATCGAGCTGATGGTTGCGCTCCTGTCCGGCAACTGGGCGATCGCCGACCTCAGCGAGAGTTCACCGCGCCGGGAGGCCAGCGGGCTGATCGCGGCTCACCTGCAGTGGCACCTCGAGCGGGGGCTGCGCTCGCTGCCCCTCGTCGACCGGTAG
- a CDS encoding MFS transporter, translating to MLDNYRTVFRTPGSAAFCAAAFVMRSAIALYPLGLVLLISLRTGHYSFAGLLSGIYVISSGAGNPVLGRYVDRYGQTRLLLPFTAIHVAAIGTMALLAELNAPDWTLIPPTAIGGFFYLAVGSLVRARWSYVLKNQAELTTAYSLEATLDELIFVLGPVIATVIATQLDPTLVPVLGCLVVGGGAIWLSRLTGSAPPPHPQGSERTRSALRFRGVPLVFAAMICTGGFFASAEITIIAFCGERGSAGVSGAVLACLSLGSASSGFVYGARHWGPPLLQRFWWQSILFGSMPVLLLFATTIPMLALISFVVGLATAPLLITAFGLVERIVPDRVLTEGMAWMTTGLSLGYGLFAGVVGRIADTHGARPAFSVAIACGLVEAVAAFAVYSMLRGAPLPGDAADAAALPT from the coding sequence ATGCTCGACAACTACCGTACGGTCTTCCGTACTCCTGGCAGTGCTGCGTTCTGCGCGGCGGCCTTCGTCATGCGCAGCGCGATCGCGCTCTACCCGCTCGGGCTGGTGCTGCTGATCTCTCTGCGCACCGGGCACTACAGTTTCGCCGGTCTCCTCTCGGGGATCTACGTCATCTCCTCCGGTGCCGGCAACCCGGTGCTCGGCCGCTATGTCGACCGCTACGGGCAGACCCGGTTGCTGCTGCCGTTCACCGCGATCCACGTTGCCGCGATCGGCACCATGGCTCTGCTGGCTGAGCTCAACGCACCGGACTGGACGCTGATCCCACCCACCGCGATCGGTGGCTTCTTCTACTTGGCGGTCGGTTCGCTGGTCCGTGCTCGCTGGTCCTACGTGCTGAAGAATCAGGCGGAGTTGACGACCGCCTACTCCCTCGAAGCGACGTTGGACGAGTTGATCTTCGTGCTCGGGCCGGTCATCGCGACGGTGATCGCCACCCAGCTCGATCCGACGCTGGTGCCGGTGCTCGGCTGCCTGGTCGTCGGGGGTGGCGCCATCTGGCTCTCCCGGCTGACCGGCAGTGCCCCGCCGCCGCACCCGCAGGGGAGTGAGCGGACCCGCTCCGCGCTGCGCTTCCGTGGGGTCCCGCTGGTCTTCGCGGCCATGATCTGCACCGGTGGCTTCTTCGCCAGCGCCGAGATCACCATCATCGCGTTCTGCGGCGAGCGCGGTTCGGCCGGCGTCAGCGGTGCGGTGCTGGCCTGCCTCTCGCTGGGCAGCGCCTCATCCGGCTTCGTCTACGGCGCCCGCCACTGGGGACCGCCGCTGCTGCAGCGCTTCTGGTGGCAGAGCATCCTCTTCGGCTCGATGCCGGTGCTGCTGCTCTTCGCCACCACCATCCCGATGCTGGCGCTCATCTCCTTCGTGGTCGGGCTGGCCACCGCGCCGCTGCTGATCACCGCGTTCGGGCTGGTCGAACGGATCGTCCCGGACCGGGTGCTCACCGAGGGAATGGCCTGGATGACCACGGGGTTGAGCCTTGGCTATGGGCTCTTCGCCGGCGTCGTCGGGCGTATCGCCGACACCCACGGTGCCCGCCCGGCCTTCAGCGTCGCCATCGCCTGCGGGCTGGTCGAGGCGGTGGCCGCCTTCGCGGTGTACTCGATGCTGCGCGGGGCGCCGCTGCCCGGTGACGCGGCTGATGCGGCCGCGCTGCCGACCTGA
- the era gene encoding GTPase Era: MSSFRSGFCCFVGRPNAGKSTLTNALVGSKIVITSDKPQTTRHAVRGIVNLPDAQLIVVDTPGLHRPRTLLGQRLNDVVHDTLADVDVIGFCLPANEKIGPGDRYIAAELAKLNKTVIAVITKTDVAKKDEIGAQLLAVSQLGDFAEIVPVSAVAGEQVELLASLFAARLPEGPALYPDDVLTDSEDESRMAELIREAALDGVFDELPHSIAVTIEEMRPRAGNPNITEIFATIHLERDSQKGIMIGHKGARLKQIGITSRKGIEELIGSKVHLDLHIAVMAEWQRDPKKLDRLGF, translated from the coding sequence GTGTCAAGTTTTCGTTCCGGTTTCTGCTGCTTCGTAGGACGCCCAAATGCGGGGAAGTCCACCCTGACGAATGCCCTGGTCGGCAGCAAGATCGTCATCACCAGCGACAAGCCGCAGACCACCCGCCACGCCGTGCGGGGGATCGTCAACCTCCCGGACGCGCAGCTCATCGTGGTGGACACCCCCGGGTTGCACCGGCCGCGGACGCTGCTCGGACAGCGGCTCAACGATGTTGTGCACGACACCCTGGCCGACGTCGACGTGATTGGTTTCTGCCTGCCGGCCAACGAGAAGATCGGCCCCGGTGACCGTTACATCGCGGCCGAGTTGGCGAAGCTGAACAAGACCGTCATCGCCGTCATCACCAAGACCGACGTTGCCAAGAAGGACGAGATCGGCGCGCAGCTGCTCGCCGTGAGCCAGCTCGGTGACTTCGCCGAGATAGTGCCCGTCTCGGCTGTCGCGGGCGAGCAGGTGGAACTGCTTGCCAGCCTCTTCGCCGCCCGGCTGCCCGAGGGGCCGGCTCTCTACCCGGACGATGTGCTCACCGACTCCGAGGATGAATCCCGGATGGCGGAGCTGATCCGGGAGGCCGCGCTGGACGGGGTCTTCGACGAGCTTCCACACTCCATCGCGGTGACCATCGAGGAGATGCGCCCACGGGCCGGCAACCCGAATATCACCGAGATCTTCGCGACCATTCATCTGGAGCGCGACAGCCAGAAGGGCATCATGATCGGGCACAAGGGGGCCCGGCTGAAGCAGATCGGGATCACCTCTCGCAAGGGCATCGAGGAGCTCATCGGCAGCAAGGTGCATCTGGACCTGCACATCGCCGTGATGGCCGAATGGCAGCGTGACCCGAAGAAACTCGATCGGCTGGGCTTCTAA
- a CDS encoding S9 family peptidase encodes MSAATPTAVSKHSYGDEPSQFGELYLPAGERRPGTVVVIHGGFWRSRYNLGLGRPLALDLAARGWAAWNLEYRRVGGGTGGGGGWPQTFDDVAAGIDRLADLAGEFQLDLSRVAAVGHSAGGHLAVWAAGRATLPAGVPGAQPRVQVTAAVAQAGVLCLAEAAGSVVGDGAVLDLLGGTPEEVPQRYAVADPVQLLPTGARVLCVHGHGDDDVPFQQSEHYVRAARQAGDEATLADLAGGHMELIDVSDPAWQTVLDALPELLS; translated from the coding sequence ATGAGCGCCGCCACCCCGACCGCCGTCAGCAAGCACAGCTATGGCGATGAGCCGTCCCAGTTCGGCGAGCTGTACCTCCCCGCCGGGGAGCGACGCCCGGGAACCGTGGTCGTCATCCACGGCGGTTTCTGGCGCAGCCGCTACAACCTGGGGCTCGGACGCCCGCTCGCCCTCGACCTGGCGGCGCGGGGCTGGGCCGCCTGGAATCTGGAGTACCGGCGGGTCGGCGGTGGCACTGGTGGGGGCGGCGGCTGGCCGCAGACCTTCGACGACGTCGCCGCCGGCATCGACCGGTTGGCTGACCTGGCCGGGGAGTTCCAGCTCGATCTGAGCCGGGTCGCCGCGGTCGGGCACTCGGCCGGCGGCCACCTGGCGGTCTGGGCCGCGGGGCGGGCGACGCTGCCCGCCGGTGTCCCCGGCGCGCAGCCCCGAGTTCAGGTCACCGCGGCCGTCGCCCAGGCCGGGGTGCTCTGCCTGGCCGAGGCGGCGGGCAGCGTGGTCGGAGACGGCGCGGTGCTCGACCTGCTCGGCGGGACGCCGGAGGAGGTACCGCAGCGCTACGCGGTGGCCGACCCGGTTCAGCTGTTGCCGACCGGCGCGCGGGTGCTCTGCGTGCACGGGCACGGTGATGACGACGTGCCGTTTCAGCAGAGCGAGCATTACGTCCGGGCGGCCCGGCAGGCTGGCGACGAGGCGACGCTGGCCGACCTGGCGGGCGGACACATGGAGCTCATCGACGTCTCCGATCCGGCGTGGCAGACGGTCCTCGATGCCCTCCCCGAACTCCTCAGCTGA
- a CDS encoding cytidine deaminase, giving the protein MTELSAEDAKLVTLARSARARSRADQGAAVRDSDGRTYVASTVWLPSLSLSALQLAVAMAASSGVNKLEAAVILGEWTTDEPGMAAARELAPNIVIFTADPSGAVAPA; this is encoded by the coding sequence GTGACTGAGCTGTCAGCCGAGGACGCGAAACTGGTGACGCTGGCCAGATCGGCCCGGGCCCGCAGCCGGGCCGACCAGGGAGCGGCCGTCCGGGATTCGGACGGCCGCACTTATGTGGCCTCCACCGTCTGGCTGCCGTCGCTCTCACTGTCGGCCCTGCAGCTGGCGGTGGCCATGGCCGCCTCGTCGGGCGTGAACAAGCTGGAGGCGGCGGTCATCCTCGGTGAGTGGACCACCGACGAACCGGGGATGGCCGCGGCCCGTGAGCTGGCCCCGAACATCGTGATCTTCACCGCCGACCCGTCCGGAGCAGTGGCTCCCGCCTAG
- a CDS encoding hemolysin family protein yields the protein MSQSDVIVLIGAILLVPLAGGLACVDSALARVSVARVDEFARERRRGAKTLALVVADRARYTNLLLLLRMTCELTSTVLVTIVARAQFGPHWPVTVLTIAVMVVATYVLVGVGPRTIGRQHPYRVALVSAGAVHLLGRVFGPLASLLIVLGNAVTPGKGFREGPFSSEVELRELVDMAESRGVVEHDEREMIQSVFELGDTIAREVMVPRTELVYIERTKTVPQALALALRSGFSRIPVTDENIDDIIGVVYLKDLARRAQDADRARITTVDEVMRVPVYVPESKPVDELLREMQAHRTHISIVIDEYGGTAGLVTIEDILEEIVGEIADEYDNERPPIERIDADTARVTARLAVEDLASLFNVDLPDRDDVETVGGLLAESLGTVPIPGSTATIRGLELTAESVGGRRNRIDTVLVRRVETPAAGADDPDSTTPRSGREDRGSREERRRDDDKVSNSSGKGERK from the coding sequence ATGAGCCAATCGGACGTGATCGTCCTCATCGGGGCGATCCTGCTGGTCCCGCTGGCCGGTGGCCTGGCCTGCGTCGATTCGGCACTGGCCCGGGTGTCGGTGGCCCGCGTCGACGAGTTCGCCCGGGAGCGACGCCGCGGGGCCAAGACGCTGGCCCTGGTTGTGGCCGACCGGGCCCGCTACACGAACCTGTTGCTGCTGCTGCGGATGACCTGCGAGCTCACCTCGACGGTGCTGGTGACGATCGTCGCGCGCGCGCAGTTCGGCCCGCACTGGCCGGTGACCGTGCTGACCATCGCCGTGATGGTGGTCGCCACCTACGTGCTTGTCGGGGTCGGGCCGCGCACCATCGGGCGGCAGCACCCCTACCGGGTGGCGCTCGTCTCGGCCGGCGCCGTGCACCTGCTCGGACGGGTCTTCGGCCCGCTCGCCTCGCTGCTCATCGTCCTCGGCAATGCGGTGACCCCGGGCAAGGGGTTCCGCGAGGGTCCCTTCTCATCTGAGGTCGAGCTGCGGGAACTCGTCGACATGGCCGAGAGCCGCGGCGTGGTCGAGCACGACGAGCGCGAGATGATCCAGTCCGTCTTCGAACTGGGCGACACCATCGCCCGCGAAGTCATGGTGCCGCGCACCGAGCTCGTCTACATCGAACGCACCAAGACCGTGCCCCAGGCGCTGGCCCTCGCGCTGCGCAGCGGCTTCTCCCGCATCCCGGTCACCGACGAGAACATCGACGACATCATCGGCGTCGTCTACCTCAAAGACCTGGCTCGCCGGGCCCAGGACGCCGACCGGGCCCGCATCACCACCGTCGACGAGGTGATGCGCGTCCCCGTCTACGTCCCGGAATCCAAGCCGGTGGATGAGCTTCTCCGGGAGATGCAGGCGCACCGCACGCACATCTCGATCGTCATCGACGAGTACGGCGGCACCGCCGGGCTGGTCACTATCGAGGACATCCTGGAGGAGATCGTCGGGGAGATCGCCGACGAGTACGACAACGAGCGACCGCCGATCGAGCGGATCGACGCCGACACCGCGCGGGTCACCGCCCGTCTCGCGGTGGAGGATCTGGCCTCGCTCTTCAACGTCGACCTCCCCGATCGCGATGACGTCGAAACGGTCGGGGGACTGCTGGCCGAGAGCCTCGGCACGGTGCCGATCCCGGGTTCGACGGCGACGATCCGGGGTCTGGAGCTCACCGCGGAGAGCGTCGGCGGCCGCCGCAATCGCATCGATACAGTGCTGGTGCGTCGCGTCGAGACGCCGGCGGCGGGCGCCGACGACCCCGATTCGACAACGCCGCGCTCGGGCCGGGAGGATCGTGGCAGCCGGGAGGAACGCCGGCGCGACGACGACAAGGTCTCGAATTCTTCAGGAAAAGGTGAGCGAAAGTGA
- the ybeY gene encoding rRNA maturation RNase YbeY, producing MSIEVNNESGIEVDELVLRELSRFVLDRLGIDPLAELSIVLMDSESMAALHVQWMDIPGPTDVMSFPMDGSDSPPDHSDLSGPRASAPQQQVETLLGDVVLCPEVAATQAKAAGHSTAAELHLLTTHGILHLLGYDHGDPEEEREMFARQTELLAAWSASSGHGPINAPLPGTAGEVRAWAHSEAHSEAHSEAQSDPT from the coding sequence ATGAGCATCGAGGTCAACAACGAATCGGGTATCGAGGTCGACGAGCTCGTCCTGCGTGAGCTGAGCCGTTTCGTGCTGGACCGCCTCGGTATCGACCCGCTGGCCGAGCTCTCCATCGTCCTGATGGACTCCGAATCGATGGCCGCCCTGCACGTGCAGTGGATGGACATACCAGGCCCGACGGACGTGATGTCCTTCCCGATGGACGGCTCCGACTCGCCGCCGGATCACAGCGACCTCTCCGGGCCACGCGCCTCGGCGCCGCAGCAGCAGGTCGAGACGCTGCTGGGCGACGTCGTGCTCTGCCCGGAGGTCGCGGCCACGCAGGCCAAGGCCGCCGGTCACAGCACCGCGGCCGAGCTGCACCTGCTGACCACCCACGGCATCCTGCACCTGCTGGGGTATGACCACGGCGACCCGGAGGAGGAGCGGGAGATGTTCGCCCGCCAGACCGAACTCCTCGCCGCCTGGTCGGCCAGCTCCGGACACGGGCCGATCAACGCTCCGCTGCCCGGCACCGCGGGCGAGGTCCGGGCCTGGGCTCATTCGGAGGCTCATTCGGAGGCTCATTCCGAGGCCCAGTCCGATCCGACATGA